A window of the Dyadobacter pollutisoli genome harbors these coding sequences:
- a CDS encoding RHS repeat domain-containing protein: MDLRKTVTIGGKTLTYDYDASGTKHKYVADTLTAKYAGDFEYNQSNVFKRLAISDGQAVYRKDTIRFDYFLKDYLGNVRVVFDERGRILQRTDYYPFGLEIDRNAPVQTPSARNNVNRFLYNGKELQVGTGLLDYGARMYMPEVWRWGVMDPMSEKGRRWSPYAYGFNNPMRFIDPDGMWPGQGLWNRIKESIKERSDWNKIPEHFKDYARKHPINALVAQKVIGQGEGLEAKLGNGPGMNGETTNKTKSPHDGGVKNAVKHAFASALVSMRVGKLDGNEIANLNESTQKQDPLLDMDLANNQVGIEIGEDLSFTASNSDVLSKVLEAGLNGELTIVTFDKTNDPTANKVNLSDKKYESKVSKIRDVIKKMKAQENDFKH, from the coding sequence TTGGATCTTCGCAAAACAGTAACGATTGGCGGCAAAACACTAACTTATGACTACGATGCCAGCGGTACAAAGCACAAATATGTAGCTGATACATTGACTGCTAAATATGCGGGGGATTTTGAATATAACCAAAGCAATGTGTTCAAGCGGTTGGCAATCAGTGACGGACAGGCAGTGTACCGAAAGGACACGATCCGCTTTGATTATTTCCTGAAAGACTATTTGGGTAATGTGAGGGTGGTTTTTGATGAGAGGGGGAGGATTTTGCAGCGGACGGATTACTATCCTTTTGGGTTGGAGATTGATCGGAATGCTCCGGTGCAGACGCCTTCGGCTAGGAACAATGTGAATCGGTTTCTTTATAATGGGAAGGAGTTGCAGGTTGGGACGGGGCTGCTGGATTATGGTGCTAGGATGTATATGCCGGAGGTTTGGAGGTGGGGAGTGATGGATCCCATGAGTGAGAAAGGAAGGCGATGGAGTCCATATGCATACGGTTTTAATAATCCCATGCGGTTTATTGATCCCGATGGAATGTGGCCAGGACAAGGGCTCTGGAATCGAATCAAAGAGTCAATAAAGGAGAGATCTGATTGGAATAAAATTCCAGAGCATTTTAAAGATTATGCCAGGAAGCACCCCATTAATGCTTTAGTAGCTCAGAAGGTAATAGGGCAAGGTGAAGGCCTAGAAGCAAAACTGGGGAATGGTCCCGGGATGAATGGAGAAACTACTAATAAAACAAAATCCCCTCATGACGGAGGAGTGAAAAATGCAGTGAAGCATGCATTTGCATCGGCCCTTGTTTCCATGCGGGTTGGCAAATTGGACGGCAACGAAATTGCAAACTTAAATGAGTCGACCCAAAAGCAAGACCCACTTCTTGACATGGATTTAGCAAATAACCAGGTTGGGATTGAAATCGGAGAAGACTTGTCCTTTACAGCTTCCAATTCCGACGTTTTAAGTAAAGTACTGGAAGCTGGCCTCAACGGTGAGTTAACAATCGTTACTTTTGATAAGACCAATGATCCAACCGCGAATAAGGTAAATCTGTCAGATAAAAAGTATGAAAGTAAAGTATCAAAGATTAGGGATGTTATTAAAAAAATGAAGGCACAGGAAAATGATTTCAAACATTAA